A section of the Prevotella melaninogenica genome encodes:
- a CDS encoding ABC-F family ATP-binding cassette domain-containing protein, which translates to MISIDGLTVEFGVKPLFKDVSFVINERDRIALVGKNGAGKSTMLKILCGLQKPTGGVVSIPNDTTVGYLPQVMKLSDDTTVKEETRKAFADKTKMEAKLKKMEQEMAERTDYESDGYAELVERFTTEHERYMMMGGENYEAEIERTLTGLGFTREDFDRPTREFSGGWRMRIELAKILLRRPDVLLLDEPTNHLDIESIQWLEQFLSQSAKAVVLVSHDRAFVNNVTNRTLEITCGHVEDYRVKYDEYLVLRKERREQQLRAYENQQKEIAETRAFIERFRYQATKAVQVQQRIRQLEKIVPIEVDEVDNSAMRLKFPPCLRSGDYPVIAEGLGKTYPSRLHSDGPGQTVFEGVDLIIKRGEKVAFVGKNGEGKSTFVKCIMGEIPFDGTLKIGHNVQIGYFAQNQAQLLDENLTIYETIDRVATGDMRLRINDLLGAFMFGGETSEKYVKVLSGGERSRLAMIKLLLEPVNLLILDEPTNHLDIASKEVLKEAIKSFDGTAIIVSHDREFLDGLVSKVYEFGGGKVREHLGGIYDWLRSPLQLPRKGESAENLSPASSKPNDSRNASPLPSGESGEALSYAERKEQQKKIRKAQRAVEESEAKIAKLEARKSELDELLMAPENASNMELVTEYTNLQRELDEENDRWLILSEELETLNFEL; encoded by the coding sequence ATGATATCAATAGACGGACTGACGGTGGAATTTGGCGTGAAGCCATTGTTTAAGGATGTGTCATTTGTCATTAATGAGCGAGATAGGATTGCCTTAGTGGGTAAGAACGGAGCGGGAAAGTCAACAATGTTGAAGATTCTTTGTGGACTGCAAAAGCCTACGGGTGGCGTTGTTTCTATACCGAACGATACGACTGTGGGCTATCTTCCTCAGGTGATGAAACTTTCTGACGATACGACCGTGAAGGAGGAGACGCGCAAGGCTTTCGCTGACAAGACGAAGATGGAGGCGAAGCTCAAGAAGATGGAGCAGGAAATGGCTGAGCGTACCGACTATGAGAGTGACGGATATGCAGAGTTAGTAGAACGCTTCACGACTGAGCACGAACGCTATATGATGATGGGAGGTGAGAATTATGAGGCTGAGATTGAGCGTACGCTGACAGGTCTTGGTTTTACACGTGAGGATTTTGATCGCCCTACACGTGAGTTCTCTGGTGGATGGCGTATGCGTATTGAGTTGGCGAAGATTCTTCTCCGTCGTCCTGATGTCCTCCTACTTGATGAGCCGACGAACCATCTTGACATTGAGTCTATTCAATGGCTTGAGCAATTCCTCTCTCAAAGTGCTAAGGCCGTCGTGCTTGTGAGTCACGACCGTGCGTTTGTCAACAATGTAACGAACCGTACGCTGGAGATTACCTGCGGACACGTGGAAGATTATCGTGTGAAGTATGACGAGTATCTCGTCCTCAGAAAAGAGCGTCGTGAACAGCAGCTTCGTGCGTATGAGAACCAGCAGAAGGAGATTGCAGAAACAAGGGCGTTCATTGAGCGTTTCCGTTATCAAGCCACAAAGGCCGTACAGGTACAACAACGCATTCGCCAGTTAGAGAAGATTGTGCCAATCGAGGTGGATGAGGTTGACAATTCGGCTATGCGTTTGAAGTTCCCTCCATGTTTGCGAAGTGGGGATTATCCTGTCATTGCAGAGGGATTGGGGAAGACTTATCCAAGCAGATTGCATAGTGACGGACCGGGGCAGACGGTGTTTGAGGGTGTCGACCTTATTATTAAGCGAGGTGAGAAAGTGGCTTTTGTCGGTAAGAATGGTGAGGGAAAGTCTACCTTCGTGAAGTGTATTATGGGTGAGATACCTTTTGATGGTACGCTGAAGATAGGTCATAACGTACAGATAGGTTATTTCGCACAGAATCAGGCACAGTTGTTAGATGAGAACCTCACGATATATGAAACCATTGATAGAGTTGCCACAGGTGATATGCGTTTGAGGATAAACGACCTGCTCGGTGCCTTTATGTTCGGTGGTGAGACGTCGGAGAAGTATGTTAAGGTACTTTCGGGTGGTGAGCGTTCGCGTTTAGCAATGATAAAACTCCTACTCGAACCAGTGAATCTTCTTATCCTCGATGAGCCTACCAACCACCTCGACATCGCTTCAAAAGAAGTGTTGAAGGAGGCTATCAAGTCTTTTGATGGTACGGCAATCATCGTGAGTCATGACCGTGAGTTCCTCGATGGATTGGTGAGCAAGGTGTATGAGTTTGGTGGTGGTAAGGTTAGAGAGCATTTAGGTGGTATTTATGACTGGTTGAGAAGCCCCCTCCAACTCCCCCGAAAGGGGGAGAGTGCAGAGAACCTCTCGCCGGCATCATCAAAACCTAATGATAGTAGAAATGCTTCTCCCCTCCCTTCGGGGGAGTCGGGGGAGGCTTTATCTTACGCTGAACGCAAAGAACAACAGAAGAAGATTCGTAAGGCACAACGTGCTGTGGAAGAGTCGGAGGCTAAGATAGCGAAACTCGAAGCACGTAAGAGCGAACTCGATGAACTCCTGATGGCCCCTGAGAATGCCTCGAATATGGAACTCGTAACGGAATATACCAACCTCCAACGTGAACTCGATGAGGAAAACGATAGATGGCTCATACTGTCGGAAGAGTTGGAGACTTTGAACTTTGAACTTTGA
- the metA gene encoding homoserine O-succinyltransferase: protein MPLRLPDGLPAIDILKRENINIEDMLAKEDKRPLRIVILNLMPFKITTETDFIRILSNSPLLLDISFMKLKSHTSKHTPAEHMDRFYHTLEELSKEKIDGMIVTGAPVEDMPFEEVDYWTELQGIFNWARENVRSTLYICWAAQAGLYHFYNIPKYPLPKKMFGIFPTIPLKPELPLFRVFDDVFRMPQSRHTEIRREDIERVTDLEIIAESEESGVSIVRSRSRREFFITGHLEYAPDTLDTEYRRDLGKRDDVELPKYYYREDKPEKGPLVTWRSHANLLFTNWLSWVVVG, encoded by the coding sequence ATGCCATTAAGATTGCCCGACGGGCTTCCCGCTATTGATATACTGAAGCGTGAGAATATCAACATCGAAGATATGCTTGCAAAGGAGGATAAGCGTCCACTTCGCATAGTCATACTCAATCTTATGCCGTTTAAGATTACGACTGAGACCGATTTCATACGTATTCTTTCTAATAGTCCGCTATTGTTGGATATCAGCTTTATGAAACTCAAAAGTCATACTTCTAAGCACACACCAGCGGAACACATGGACCGTTTCTATCACACGCTTGAGGAACTTAGCAAGGAGAAGATAGACGGAATGATAGTCACTGGTGCACCTGTTGAGGATATGCCCTTTGAGGAGGTGGACTATTGGACAGAACTGCAAGGAATATTCAATTGGGCACGTGAGAATGTGCGTTCAACGCTTTACATCTGTTGGGCTGCACAAGCGGGACTCTATCATTTCTATAACATTCCGAAGTATCCTTTGCCAAAGAAGATGTTCGGTATCTTCCCAACGATTCCTCTAAAGCCCGAATTACCTCTGTTTCGTGTTTTTGACGATGTCTTCCGTATGCCTCAGAGTCGTCATACGGAGATTAGGCGTGAGGATATTGAACGGGTAACCGACCTTGAAATCATTGCTGAGTCAGAGGAGAGTGGCGTGTCTATTGTAAGGTCACGTAGTAGGCGTGAGTTCTTTATCACAGGCCATTTAGAGTATGCTCCCGACACACTCGACACAGAGTATCGTCGTGACCTTGGTAAGCGTGATGACGTAGAACTTCCGAAGTATTATTATCGTGAAGACAAGCCAGAGAAAGGGCCACTGGTTACTTGGCGTTCACATGCTAATTTACTGTTTACAAATTGGTTGAGTTGGGTAGTCGTTGGGTGA
- a CDS encoding peptidase U32 family protein, whose protein sequence is MHSSTPITHHPSPITIELLAPAKNLECGIAAIEHGADAVYIGASRFGARQSAGNSVEDIGKLCEYAHRYGATVHVTINTIIYNDEFDDTLALVRELVDVGVDAFLLQDMGLMSKVREIVPDTVALHASTQCDTRTWKKAQWLSQQGFDRVVLARELSAEEINDIHSRLPELELEAFVHGALCVSYSGVCYVSQHSFGRSANRGACAQFCRLAFDLKDSDGKTIEHQRHLLSLKDMSQIDNLETLMRSGACAFKIEGRLKDINYVKNVVSAYSKRIDEIISKHPDEFRRASLGRVRYSFTPDLKKTFNRGYTNYFLKGRQADIFSPDTPKALGEFVGRVKEIRRDSFNVSSTANFANGDGLCFLSRDTESQSTRLEGFRVNRAVGNRLYPFKMPRGLKPGMGLYRNQDQAFDKELSGKTAERKIAIKMWFGVSSETSPNPSKGGECLRDSRGTIWAKAEVIDDRINHISHESESNDCSQDSLSTYNFHQRISNEHPVRLSPPLGGAGGGLQLAQKPQRDNIIRQLTKLGNTVYECAEVEIVDGADKYFIPSSMLAELRRMVIEELDKQVMNMQRMTIYRNTKRKLSEPKPQFSMVNPSQYQQLPYLYNISNDAARKFYEQQGLTKAEPAFELQYPTGVANGSEPSGKSFSIKGDKEAVSHLLMQCRHCIRYSLGYCVKRGGQKPTWREPLFLELPDKRRFRLEFDCKNCQMNVCNVT, encoded by the coding sequence ATGCACTCATCAACACCCATCACCCATCACCCATCACCCATCACAATCGAACTCCTCGCCCCAGCCAAGAACTTGGAATGTGGTATAGCCGCTATTGAACACGGAGCTGATGCCGTATATATCGGTGCTTCCCGATTCGGAGCACGTCAGTCCGCAGGCAATAGTGTGGAGGATATCGGTAAGCTATGCGAATATGCCCATCGCTATGGAGCCACAGTTCACGTGACTATCAATACGATTATCTATAACGATGAGTTTGACGATACGCTTGCATTGGTGCGCGAATTGGTGGACGTAGGCGTGGATGCCTTCCTCTTGCAGGATATGGGATTGATGAGTAAGGTGAGGGAGATAGTTCCTGATACAGTAGCTCTTCACGCCAGTACACAGTGTGATACACGAACTTGGAAAAAGGCACAATGGTTGAGCCAACAGGGTTTTGATCGTGTTGTACTCGCCCGTGAATTGTCTGCTGAGGAGATAAACGATATTCATAGTCGTTTGCCAGAACTTGAATTGGAAGCCTTTGTGCATGGAGCATTGTGCGTAAGTTATAGTGGTGTATGCTATGTTTCACAACATAGTTTTGGTCGTTCGGCCAACCGTGGTGCGTGTGCACAGTTCTGTCGATTGGCTTTTGATTTGAAGGATTCAGACGGAAAGACCATCGAACACCAGCGCCATCTTCTCTCATTGAAGGATATGAGCCAGATTGATAACCTTGAAACGCTTATGCGTTCGGGGGCTTGTGCCTTTAAGATAGAGGGAAGATTGAAGGATATCAACTACGTGAAGAACGTTGTTTCGGCGTATAGTAAACGTATTGACGAGATTATCAGTAAGCATCCCGATGAGTTCCGACGTGCTTCTTTGGGACGTGTTCGCTATTCGTTTACACCTGATTTGAAGAAGACTTTTAACCGTGGTTATACCAACTACTTCCTCAAGGGTAGACAAGCAGACATCTTCTCACCCGATACGCCAAAGGCATTGGGTGAGTTTGTGGGTCGTGTAAAGGAGATAAGGCGTGATAGTTTTAATGTGTCCAGCACAGCAAACTTTGCGAATGGTGATGGACTATGTTTCCTTTCGCGTGATACAGAAAGTCAGTCAACACGCTTAGAGGGATTCCGTGTAAATCGTGCAGTTGGTAATCGCCTCTATCCTTTTAAGATGCCAAGAGGCTTAAAGCCAGGTATGGGCTTGTATCGTAATCAAGACCAAGCGTTTGATAAAGAGTTAAGTGGAAAGACCGCTGAACGTAAGATTGCGATAAAGATGTGGTTTGGAGTCTCCTCTGAAACCTCCCCCAACCCCTCTAAAGGAGGGGAGTGCCTGAGGGATAGTCGTGGGACAATATGGGCAAAAGCAGAGGTGATAGATGATAGGATTAACCATATCTCTCATGAATCGGAATCTAATGATTGTTCACAAGATTCTTTATCCACTTATAATTTTCACCAACGAATATCCAACGAACATCCCGTTAGGCTCTCCCCTCCCCTTGGAGGGGCTGGGGGAGGTCTTCAACTTGCCCAAAAACCTCAACGTGATAACATCATACGTCAGCTCACGAAGTTGGGTAATACGGTATATGAATGTGCTGAGGTTGAGATAGTTGACGGAGCTGATAAGTACTTTATCCCGAGCAGTATGCTTGCAGAACTTCGTCGTATGGTGATAGAGGAACTTGATAAGCAGGTAATGAATATGCAGCGTATGACGATTTATCGAAATACTAAGAGAAAACTGTCAGAACCTAAGCCACAGTTCTCTATGGTAAATCCTTCTCAATATCAGCAGTTACCTTATCTGTATAATATCTCCAATGATGCAGCTCGAAAGTTCTATGAACAGCAAGGATTGACCAAAGCCGAACCTGCTTTTGAACTTCAATACCCTACAGGTGTTGCTAATGGTTCTGAGCCATCAGGTAAGTCGTTCTCTATCAAGGGAGATAAAGAGGCAGTTTCTCACTTGTTGATGCAGTGCCGTCATTGTATCCGTTATTCGCTCGGGTATTGTGTGAAGCGAGGTGGACAGAAGCCAACTTGGCGTGAGCCACTCTTCCTCGAACTGCCTGATAAGCGTCGTTTCCGCTTAGAGTTTGACTGTAAGAATTGCCAGATGAATGTGTGTAACGTTACGTAA
- a CDS encoding M13 family metallopeptidase yields the protein MRIKKLLPMMLLASAPFTVMAQGQAGIKAENLDKSVRPADDFFTFATGGWQKLNPLPGAFSRFGSFDQLQENNNKRINTILTDLLKNQGKQSATEKKLGDFYKLAMDSVRRNKEGVSPVKPLLNEMENAKTLSDLRALQLKYASFGYGVPMGYSFEADEKNAKMNILLIYQDGLSLGQKEYYLDNDKATTDIRNAFRQFIANMFRLYGFSDAQAEAKRDAVMRYETMLAMISKSRTELRDVEANYNKMTLSEFKEKYPNIPLEQMANAEGIKSEYIQTMVVCQPAFLAGVDKLTSTETSDELRARMEWSAILASANYLSDDVRAEYFNFFSKTMRGTKEDYPRWKRATQQVEKQMGEALGRIYCERYFPATSKKRMEDLIKNLEVSLAERIKAQDWMSEATKKAALEKLSSFYVKVGYPNKWKDLSQLTVDPSKSYYENVLTCQKFWAKDAIEEKAGKPVDKDKWLMTPQTVNAYYNPTTNEICFPAGILQYPFFDPKADDAFNYGAIGVVIGHEMTHGFDDQGRHYDKDGNMTDWWTEEDAKNFEARTSKYADFFSAIKVLPDLYANGKLTLGENLADHGGLEVAFNAFEKTPEAKKGKVIMGFTPEQRFFIAYAGVWANNITEAEIRSRVKSDPHSLGEWRVNGALPHINAWYKAFGVKEGDKLFLPEAERLKLW from the coding sequence ATGCGTATCAAAAAACTATTACCAATGATGCTCCTTGCATCAGCCCCTTTTACCGTTATGGCACAAGGACAGGCAGGAATCAAGGCTGAGAATCTCGACAAGTCGGTACGTCCAGCTGACGACTTCTTTACGTTTGCTACAGGTGGATGGCAGAAACTTAATCCACTTCCTGGAGCCTTCTCACGCTTTGGTTCGTTCGACCAATTACAAGAGAATAATAACAAGCGAATCAACACTATTCTGACAGATTTGCTCAAGAATCAGGGTAAACAGAGTGCCACAGAGAAGAAGTTAGGTGACTTCTATAAGCTTGCTATGGACTCAGTGCGCCGTAACAAGGAGGGTGTGAGCCCTGTTAAGCCTCTGCTCAATGAGATGGAGAACGCAAAGACACTTTCTGACCTTCGTGCTCTTCAATTGAAGTATGCAAGCTTTGGTTATGGTGTGCCAATGGGCTATTCCTTTGAGGCCGACGAGAAGAATGCGAAGATGAATATCCTTCTTATCTATCAGGACGGACTGAGCCTTGGACAGAAGGAGTATTATCTTGATAATGATAAGGCCACGACTGACATCCGTAACGCCTTCCGTCAGTTTATTGCTAATATGTTCCGTCTCTATGGATTCTCTGATGCACAGGCTGAAGCTAAGCGTGATGCCGTAATGCGTTATGAAACGATGTTAGCTATGATTTCAAAGAGTCGTACAGAATTGCGTGACGTGGAGGCTAATTATAACAAGATGACGCTCAGTGAGTTCAAGGAGAAATATCCTAATATTCCGCTTGAACAGATGGCAAATGCTGAGGGTATTAAGAGTGAGTATATTCAGACGATGGTCGTATGTCAGCCTGCCTTCCTTGCGGGTGTTGACAAGCTGACATCTACTGAGACTTCTGACGAACTTCGTGCGCGTATGGAGTGGAGTGCTATCCTTGCTTCGGCTAACTACCTGAGCGATGATGTGCGTGCTGAATACTTCAACTTCTTTAGTAAGACGATGCGTGGTACAAAGGAGGATTACCCTCGTTGGAAGCGTGCCACTCAGCAGGTGGAGAAGCAGATGGGTGAGGCGCTTGGCCGTATCTATTGTGAACGTTACTTCCCAGCTACAAGTAAGAAGCGTATGGAAGACCTCATCAAGAACCTTGAGGTGAGTCTTGCTGAGCGTATCAAGGCACAGGACTGGATGAGTGAGGCCACAAAGAAAGCTGCACTTGAGAAACTTTCATCGTTCTATGTGAAGGTGGGCTATCCTAACAAGTGGAAGGATTTGAGCCAGCTTACGGTTGATCCATCGAAATCATATTATGAGAACGTGCTGACCTGTCAGAAGTTCTGGGCGAAGGATGCTATCGAGGAGAAGGCTGGTAAGCCAGTTGACAAGGACAAGTGGTTGATGACCCCTCAGACCGTGAATGCTTACTATAACCCTACGACGAATGAAATCTGCTTCCCAGCAGGTATTCTTCAATATCCATTCTTCGACCCAAAGGCTGATGATGCCTTTAACTATGGTGCTATTGGTGTGGTTATCGGTCACGAGATGACACACGGATTCGATGATCAGGGACGTCATTATGATAAGGATGGTAATATGACTGACTGGTGGACAGAGGAGGATGCTAAGAACTTCGAGGCACGCACAAGTAAGTATGCTGACTTCTTCAGTGCTATTAAGGTATTGCCTGATCTCTACGCAAATGGTAAGCTCACATTAGGTGAGAACCTTGCTGACCACGGTGGACTTGAGGTGGCTTTCAATGCTTTCGAGAAGACGCCAGAGGCTAAGAAGGGTAAGGTTATTATGGGCTTTACACCAGAACAACGTTTCTTTATCGCTTATGCTGGTGTATGGGCAAACAATATTACAGAGGCTGAGATTCGTAGTCGTGTGAAGAGTGACCCTCACTCTCTTGGTGAGTGGCGTGTGAATGGTGCTTTGCCACATATCAACGCATGGTATAAGGCGTTTGGTGTGAAGGAGGGTGATAAACTATTCCTCCCTGAGGCTGAGCGTCTGAAGCTTTGGTAA
- a CDS encoding M3 family metallopeptidase: MKQNLKHVVLAAGLACTALTGQAQSVRPKTTQTVTNSLMKQSTLPFNAPDFSRIKSEDYLPAIKQAIAQQRAEIKKITDNKQKPTFVNTILAYERSGKNLERISNIFYALASADKTPEIEKAQGSIVPLMTEFENEVKFNQKFFQRIKYVYDHEYKTLKGEDKKLLEVVYKDFTHAGALLPKEKMARMQEINKELAKLQQDFGNMLPKAANEATVWVNDVKELAGLSETDIAQCKKDAESRGGKAPYCIVITNTTQQPILASLENRALREKVFNASIHRTDGTGAYNTFPVIVKIARLRAEKAQLMGYKNYASYSLSKTMAKNTNNVYAFLHQMIEAYKPKSEAQTKAIEEYAQKTEGADFRLQPYDRFYYSAKMKKDQYSFSDDDVKPYFNLDSVLVNGIFYAAHRVYGLSFRERKDIPTYHKDMKVFDVIDADGKQLALFYCDYFRRPTKRGGAWMSAFLKQSGDRQQKPLIFNVCNYAKAPEGQPTLLTWDETQTMFHEFGHALHGMLSNCKYNTLSGTAVSRDFVEMPSQFNESFASIPEVFNNYARHYKTNEPMPDALREKMLGSLNFLSAYSLGENLSATSVDLAWHCLSPSEVPTAQEAPAFEKKVLADMGLLNNQIPPRYSTSYFNHIWGGGYAAGYYSYLWSEVLAANIADYFEAHGALTRKVGDDFRQKILSRGNTRDLMQIFSDFTGLKAPDTKGLLKARGM, encoded by the coding sequence ATGAAACAGAACCTAAAACATGTTGTGCTTGCCGCAGGACTTGCCTGCACAGCACTTACAGGTCAGGCACAGAGTGTAAGACCTAAGACCACACAGACGGTCACAAATTCGCTTATGAAACAGAGTACATTACCTTTTAATGCTCCTGACTTCAGTCGTATCAAGAGTGAGGACTATCTGCCTGCTATCAAACAGGCTATCGCTCAGCAGAGGGCGGAGATAAAGAAGATTACCGATAACAAGCAGAAGCCTACCTTCGTAAATACTATCTTGGCTTACGAGCGTAGTGGAAAGAACTTGGAACGTATCTCAAATATCTTCTATGCGCTCGCCTCAGCTGATAAAACTCCTGAGATTGAGAAGGCGCAGGGAAGCATCGTTCCGCTGATGACGGAATTTGAGAATGAGGTTAAGTTTAATCAGAAGTTCTTCCAGCGCATCAAGTATGTCTACGACCACGAATATAAGACGCTCAAGGGGGAGGATAAGAAGTTATTAGAGGTTGTCTACAAGGACTTTACACACGCTGGCGCTCTCCTTCCAAAGGAGAAGATGGCTCGTATGCAGGAGATTAACAAGGAATTGGCAAAGCTTCAGCAGGACTTTGGCAATATGCTTCCAAAAGCCGCTAACGAGGCAACAGTATGGGTCAATGATGTAAAGGAATTGGCGGGTCTTAGCGAGACGGATATCGCTCAGTGCAAGAAGGATGCTGAGAGTCGTGGTGGTAAGGCACCTTACTGTATCGTAATTACAAATACTACTCAACAACCTATCCTCGCAAGTCTTGAGAATCGTGCACTGCGTGAGAAGGTCTTCAACGCTTCTATTCATCGTACGGATGGCACGGGTGCTTATAACACCTTCCCTGTCATCGTGAAGATAGCTCGCTTGCGTGCGGAGAAGGCTCAGCTGATGGGTTATAAGAACTATGCTTCTTACTCGCTATCAAAGACAATGGCAAAGAATACGAATAATGTTTATGCTTTCTTGCATCAGATGATTGAGGCTTATAAACCTAAGTCGGAAGCTCAGACAAAGGCGATTGAGGAGTATGCTCAGAAGACAGAGGGCGCAGACTTCCGTCTCCAGCCTTACGATCGCTTCTATTATTCGGCAAAGATGAAGAAGGACCAGTATAGTTTCTCTGACGATGATGTGAAGCCTTATTTCAATCTTGACTCGGTACTCGTAAATGGTATCTTCTATGCGGCTCATCGTGTCTATGGACTCAGCTTCCGTGAGCGTAAGGATATTCCTACTTACCACAAGGATATGAAGGTGTTTGACGTGATAGATGCTGACGGCAAGCAATTGGCTCTCTTCTATTGCGATTACTTCCGTCGTCCAACAAAGCGTGGTGGTGCGTGGATGAGTGCCTTCCTCAAACAGAGTGGTGACCGTCAGCAGAAACCTCTGATTTTCAACGTTTGTAACTATGCTAAGGCCCCAGAGGGTCAACCAACGCTCCTTACTTGGGATGAGACTCAGACGATGTTCCACGAGTTCGGTCACGCCCTGCATGGTATGCTTTCTAATTGTAAGTATAACACGTTGAGCGGTACTGCCGTATCACGTGACTTTGTGGAGATGCCTTCACAGTTTAATGAGTCGTTCGCAAGTATTCCAGAGGTGTTCAATAACTATGCACGTCATTACAAGACCAATGAGCCTATGCCAGATGCCTTGCGTGAGAAGATGTTGGGTTCACTCAACTTCCTTTCAGCTTATTCATTGGGCGAGAACCTTTCAGCTACAAGCGTAGACTTGGCTTGGCATTGCCTCTCACCATCCGAGGTTCCAACAGCTCAAGAGGCACCAGCCTTCGAGAAGAAGGTATTGGCGGATATGGGTCTGTTGAACAATCAGATTCCTCCACGTTACTCTACTTCTTACTTCAACCACATTTGGGGTGGAGGATATGCAGCTGGTTATTACAGCTATTTGTGGAGTGAGGTATTAGCCGCAAACATTGCTGATTACTTCGAGGCTCATGGTGCACTGACTCGCAAGGTGGGTGATGACTTCCGCCAGAAGATTCTCTCACGTGGAAATACTCGCGACCTTATGCAGATCTTCTCTGACTTCACTGGCCTCAAAGCACCTGATACAAAGGGATTGCTGAAGGCAAGGGGAATGTAA
- a CDS encoding murein L,D-transpeptidase catalytic domain-containing protein has protein sequence MKSKTQPKGHITPLYGGGIRGRGRFFFFFLLFLLTLNFGVKGYWKIKSYSFQSYFKDVWEICHEKGYNEDYCILVDFSRPSGEDRMAIIDLNTLTVLDTGPCAHGKGKGNSAWKPVFSNKEGSRCSSLGAFKIAEKGYSTTVGLRFALDGLDDSNSNARQRNILIHSSRYVGIMHHLTSYLPLSDASWGCFTTSPAMLRKIEVLCDKSRKPILLYAYK, from the coding sequence ATGAAAAGTAAAACACAACCAAAAGGACATATCACTCCCCTCTACGGGGGAGGAATAAGGGGGAGAGGTCGGTTTTTCTTTTTCTTTCTTCTCTTTCTTCTAACCCTTAACTTTGGGGTAAAGGGCTATTGGAAGATAAAGTCCTATTCATTCCAAAGTTATTTCAAAGATGTATGGGAAATCTGTCACGAAAAGGGATATAACGAAGATTATTGCATCCTCGTAGACTTCTCACGCCCATCGGGTGAGGACCGAATGGCTATCATCGACCTGAATACGTTGACCGTACTCGACACTGGCCCCTGTGCACATGGCAAAGGAAAGGGTAACAGTGCGTGGAAACCTGTTTTCTCAAATAAGGAGGGGAGCAGATGTTCAAGTCTCGGAGCTTTCAAGATTGCAGAGAAAGGCTATTCCACTACTGTCGGACTGCGTTTTGCGCTTGATGGTCTTGATGATTCGAACAGCAATGCACGCCAAAGAAACATCCTCATCCATAGTTCCCGATACGTGGGCATTATGCACCATCTCACCTCCTATCTTCCTCTCTCCGATGCTTCGTGGGGATGCTTCACGACAAGCCCTGCTATGCTAAGGAAAATCGAAGTCCTTTGTGACAAGAGTAGGAAACCCATCCTGCTTTATGCATATAAATAA
- a CDS encoding 50S ribosomal protein L19, which yields MLTSLTTRAQTLCVIDGIPLPDSLLYVTIDEMRSDSAKQIVSHRLRLIPPQAIESIQTFSAEEQIKQGKNITFCKMPRDIVIIRTNSLAKLQWILNGKIINPRKRLTIIDYKLSPQRIMEALPRRIKPTDIVSADILTYINDPRQEKHPTIMIKTKRTDSSKKTKGTDPKVMEGK from the coding sequence GTGCTCACCAGTCTCACCACACGTGCCCAGACCTTATGCGTCATTGACGGCATTCCTCTACCCGACTCCCTCCTGTACGTTACCATCGACGAGATGCGGTCGGATTCGGCTAAACAGATTGTATCACATAGACTGAGACTTATTCCGCCCCAAGCGATTGAATCCATTCAGACATTCTCAGCAGAAGAGCAAATAAAACAAGGGAAGAACATCACTTTCTGTAAAATGCCAAGAGATATTGTCATCATAAGAACCAACTCCCTTGCTAAACTACAATGGATTCTAAACGGCAAGATAATAAACCCACGAAAAAGACTGACCATCATTGATTACAAACTTTCACCCCAACGTATAATGGAGGCTTTGCCAAGGCGTATTAAGCCCACGGACATCGTTTCTGCCGACATCCTTACTTATATAAACGATCCACGACAAGAAAAACATCCAACCATCATGATTAAGACAAAACGCACTGATTCTTCCAAAAAAACAAAGGGCACTGACCCAAAAGTAATGGAAGGGAAGTAG